In Zobellia roscoffensis, the following are encoded in one genomic region:
- a CDS encoding SusC/RagA family TonB-linked outer membrane protein, with the protein MYSKIRFSKIVCASVWFVTWAGFSASPSHALVTKSNDVTVVGTNNDLKPVQQTISGTITDETGAPLPGATVLEKGTTNGTTTDFDGNYKISAPENAVLVVSYLGYSTKEVSVNGQTNLTVQLDPDATQLEDVVVVGYGTQKRSDITGAIASVKSEDFNQGVVANPGELLQGKMAGVNIATTSGEPGAAQNVIIRGIGSLRSGTQPLYVVDGFLLDNSSTGFDTNPLNFLNPNDIESIDVLKDASATAVYGSRASNGVVVITTKRGKSGKTEMNFSVSTAMSSMANTIDVFGADDFRREVAAAGGTLEDFGANTDWQDELTQTGLTQNVNFSMSGATSEKFSYFASVGYLDQEGILKNSELKRYSGKLNMNQKAFGGKLSIDYNITASHTENLRPDINSTISDMLSLNPTIAPYTNGEPTLLNTNALNPVLRNDLYSDTAMNNRILASISPSVTIVDGLVYKMNLGVDYSATNRDKQYKPFPSVVNESNVSDGSLETDIRTNTNQLVENTLTYNWSHSKHNVILLAGHSYQKFQDESRQFQYRGFANNNIEPKYQDQTSTDEYPTSVSASAVKNELQSFFGRLNYTYDDRYLATATFRADGSSKFGENNKYGYFPSFALGWNISNEDFMANSVFNNLKLRASWGKTGNQEIPSKITKASFAEDRLITGSQSLNTYPIDTDSNSIDGYPYGIVFTRLANPDLQWEVSTQIDLGIDFALFDYRLSGTLDYFNKKSTNILLEVVPADPVEPTSTYWSNIENMEIHNSGFELGLDYSSDASNDFSYNIGGNITYIQNEVKDSPYSVLTTGAAQGSGQTDATINGYINNESIGAFYMLTFDGIGEDGLNKFKDINGDGEVLDDDRSVVGSAIPDLIYAFYLNFKYKAFDLGLNFNGVSGNEIYNHTTMTLFSKAQLSRSNNSTDFATEFPSESANNSNTVSTRYLEDGSFLRLNNATLSYNLSPDKIGFGEAFQNIRFSVTGQNLFVLTDYSGFDPEVNTGSTEGGIQTFGIDRFTYPKARTFMVGLNVTF; encoded by the coding sequence ATGTATTCAAAAATCCGATTTTCAAAAATCGTCTGTGCTTCGGTATGGTTCGTAACCTGGGCAGGTTTTAGTGCTAGTCCGTCTCATGCTTTAGTTACAAAAAGCAATGATGTTACAGTCGTTGGAACAAACAATGACCTAAAGCCTGTACAACAAACAATTTCCGGTACTATTACCGATGAAACTGGAGCGCCCTTACCGGGTGCCACTGTACTAGAAAAAGGAACCACCAACGGCACCACCACAGATTTTGATGGTAATTATAAAATCAGTGCACCAGAGAACGCCGTTCTTGTAGTTTCTTATTTGGGGTATTCAACAAAAGAAGTTTCTGTAAACGGGCAAACCAATTTGACTGTTCAATTAGATCCAGACGCTACACAATTGGAAGATGTGGTTGTAGTAGGTTACGGTACACAAAAAAGATCTGATATTACCGGGGCCATTGCGTCTGTAAAAAGTGAAGATTTTAATCAAGGTGTAGTTGCCAACCCAGGAGAACTTTTACAAGGTAAAATGGCCGGTGTTAATATAGCCACTACCAGTGGTGAGCCAGGTGCTGCCCAAAACGTAATTATTAGAGGTATTGGTAGTCTGCGTTCAGGAACGCAGCCGTTGTATGTGGTAGATGGTTTCTTGTTAGATAATTCTTCTACAGGTTTTGATACCAACCCGTTAAACTTTTTGAACCCTAATGATATTGAGAGTATAGATGTACTAAAGGATGCCAGTGCCACTGCGGTATACGGTTCTAGAGCTTCTAACGGGGTGGTGGTAATTACAACCAAAAGAGGAAAATCCGGAAAAACGGAAATGAACTTTTCAGTATCTACGGCTATGTCTTCTATGGCAAACACGATAGATGTTTTTGGTGCTGATGATTTTCGTAGAGAAGTAGCAGCAGCAGGGGGAACTCTAGAAGATTTTGGTGCAAACACAGATTGGCAAGATGAACTGACACAAACGGGTCTAACCCAAAACGTGAATTTCTCCATGAGCGGAGCAACGAGTGAAAAATTTTCATATTTCGCATCTGTAGGATATCTAGACCAAGAAGGTATTTTAAAAAATAGTGAGCTTAAAAGGTACTCTGGAAAACTGAACATGAACCAGAAAGCGTTTGGTGGTAAGTTGAGCATTGACTATAATATTACGGCTTCCCATACAGAAAACTTAAGACCGGACATTAACTCTACCATAAGTGATATGTTGAGTCTAAACCCAACTATTGCCCCATACACGAACGGTGAACCAACTTTGTTGAACACTAACGCACTGAATCCGGTTTTAAGAAATGATCTATATAGTGACACGGCTATGAACAACCGTATCTTGGCGAGCATTTCCCCTTCCGTAACTATCGTAGACGGCCTAGTGTATAAGATGAACCTTGGGGTGGATTATTCGGCCACTAATAGAGATAAGCAGTATAAGCCGTTTCCATCGGTTGTAAATGAATCTAATGTTTCGGACGGTTCGTTAGAAACAGATATCAGGACCAATACGAACCAGTTGGTAGAAAATACACTTACCTATAACTGGAGTCACAGCAAACATAATGTGATTCTTTTGGCGGGGCATTCATACCAAAAATTTCAAGACGAATCCAGACAATTTCAATACCGTGGTTTTGCCAATAACAATATAGAACCTAAATACCAAGACCAGACCAGTACGGATGAATATCCTACCTCGGTAAGTGCTTCTGCCGTTAAGAATGAACTACAGTCTTTCTTTGGAAGGTTAAACTATACCTATGACGATAGGTATTTAGCTACGGCTACGTTTAGAGCGGATGGTTCGTCAAAATTTGGTGAGAATAACAAATACGGCTATTTTCCTTCTTTTGCGTTGGGATGGAACATTAGCAATGAAGATTTTATGGCCAACTCGGTTTTTAATAACCTAAAGTTGCGTGCTAGTTGGGGTAAAACAGGAAACCAAGAGATTCCTTCTAAAATTACAAAGGCAAGTTTTGCCGAAGATAGATTGATTACAGGTAGCCAGAGTTTAAACACTTACCCTATTGATACGGATTCTAATTCCATAGATGGTTATCCTTACGGTATTGTTTTTACCCGTTTGGCGAATCCAGATTTGCAATGGGAAGTTTCTACACAGATTGATTTAGGTATTGATTTTGCTCTTTTTGATTATCGTTTGAGCGGTACTTTGGATTACTTCAATAAAAAGTCTACTAATATTCTGTTGGAAGTGGTTCCTGCAGATCCTGTTGAACCTACGTCTACTTACTGGAGCAATATTGAGAATATGGAAATTCACAACTCAGGTTTTGAATTGGGCTTGGATTACAGTAGTGATGCTTCAAACGATTTCTCATATAATATTGGAGGAAACATTACCTACATCCAAAATGAGGTAAAAGATTCGCCGTATTCAGTTTTAACCACAGGGGCGGCACAAGGTTCCGGTCAGACAGATGCAACTATTAACGGGTACATCAACAACGAGTCTATTGGTGCGTTCTACATGCTAACTTTTGATGGTATTGGAGAAGATGGTTTAAATAAGTTCAAGGACATTAACGGAGACGGAGAAGTATTGGATGATGACCGTAGCGTAGTGGGTAGTGCTATTCCAGATTTGATTTATGCGTTTTACCTGAACTTTAAATATAAGGCATTTGATCTTGGTTTGAACTTTAACGGAGTTTCTGGTAATGAAATTTACAACCACACCACTATGACGCTTTTCAGCAAAGCACAATTGTCCAGATCCAATAACTCAACAGATTTTGCAACGGAATTCCCAAGTGAATCTGCTAACAATTCCAATACCGTTTCTACACGGTATTTAGAAGATGGTTCTTTCTTACGGTTGAACAATGCAACGTTATCATACAATCTTAGTCCGGATAAAATTGGCTTTGGAGAAGCGTTTCAGAACATTCGTTTCTCGGTAACTGGTCAAAACCTTTTTGTACTTACAGATTATTCAGGGTTTGATCCAGAAGTAAACACAGGATCTACAGAAGGCGGAATTCAGACTTTTGGTATTGACCGTTTTACGTATCCAAAAGCAAGAACGTTTATGGTAGGTCTTAACGTAACGTTCTAA
- a CDS encoding RagB/SusD family nutrient uptake outer membrane protein produces MKNRIVYRIWPVAIIVLAFLGCTDLEEEILDESLTGTGQAEVVSGSIAPVYGMLRNVWLHTVNFGLQEVASDEGILPYRGGTDWFDGGKFIAVHQHLMTPGNGLVGDAWTNITLTISRAVLAEERLRPEAEAGDAEAQAALYEMIAMKAYLNMLTLDNWGVVFKKTSSDEISEILRGQEAIDYIESEFLSVVDVISTEKGPGRLNKDAVSALLARLYLNAAVYRDPYGTPDFRTEDMDKVIEYTSDIISGPYALSPEYFELFNDDNNTNPELIFALDQRGVLQTEHSRWAYWSMSGDQIPRPEFPSTRGTDAVAATSDFYQTWVDAYGAVDPADADARFSQTNTIISEELQDLTGVNPNNDSEHFYCVDAQDFEVDRGLIRGIIWGPRKDEGGNILTCDDGSVRIYPVINKRSSGADIRYVDHNLEVDFSDEGSLHNTGYRFSKYQFSHTAPNCCTNSSVDLVLIRLGEIYLMRAEAKLRNGDNAGALADINTLRTSRTARPEQIPQPLDAIDLDILFRETGFELYWEGFRRNYQIRFGKYEGSWTGKTDTDVNKRLFPIPQKAMDGASSEQGFLVQNPGY; encoded by the coding sequence ATGAAAAATAGAATAGTTTATAGAATATGGCCGGTAGCTATAATAGTGCTCGCATTTCTTGGCTGTACGGATTTGGAAGAAGAGATTCTTGATGAGTCGTTAACGGGAACCGGCCAAGCGGAAGTGGTTAGTGGATCTATAGCTCCGGTATATGGTATGCTTAGAAATGTATGGTTGCACACCGTTAATTTTGGACTGCAAGAAGTAGCTTCGGATGAAGGTATTCTTCCCTACCGTGGTGGAACGGATTGGTTTGACGGCGGTAAATTTATTGCGGTTCACCAACACCTTATGACGCCCGGGAACGGTTTGGTAGGTGATGCTTGGACAAATATTACCTTAACTATTTCAAGAGCTGTATTGGCTGAAGAAAGATTACGACCGGAAGCCGAAGCAGGTGATGCCGAAGCACAAGCGGCATTGTACGAAATGATAGCCATGAAGGCGTACTTAAATATGCTAACACTTGATAACTGGGGCGTTGTTTTTAAGAAGACCAGTTCAGATGAAATCTCTGAAATCCTAAGAGGACAAGAGGCAATAGATTATATAGAAAGCGAATTTCTATCTGTTGTAGATGTCATCAGTACAGAAAAAGGTCCAGGTAGGTTGAATAAAGATGCAGTAAGCGCTTTATTGGCACGTTTGTATTTGAATGCTGCCGTTTATCGCGACCCTTACGGAACGCCAGATTTTAGAACCGAAGATATGGATAAGGTGATTGAGTACACGAGCGATATTATTTCCGGACCGTACGCATTATCTCCGGAATATTTTGAATTGTTCAATGACGATAACAACACCAATCCTGAGCTTATTTTTGCACTGGATCAAAGAGGGGTTTTACAAACGGAGCATAGCCGTTGGGCGTATTGGTCAATGTCCGGGGACCAGATTCCAAGACCTGAGTTCCCAAGTACGCGTGGAACGGATGCGGTAGCGGCTACTTCTGATTTTTACCAGACGTGGGTAGATGCGTATGGAGCTGTAGATCCTGCAGATGCAGATGCACGTTTTTCTCAAACAAATACCATCATTTCAGAAGAACTTCAAGATTTAACAGGAGTGAACCCGAATAATGATTCGGAACACTTTTACTGTGTAGATGCTCAAGATTTTGAAGTAGATAGAGGTTTAATTCGCGGTATTATTTGGGGACCTAGAAAAGATGAAGGAGGTAATATTTTGACTTGTGATGATGGTTCGGTTAGGATTTACCCGGTTATCAATAAAAGAAGTAGTGGTGCGGACATCCGTTATGTAGATCATAATCTAGAGGTTGATTTTTCTGATGAAGGTAGTTTACACAACACAGGTTACCGTTTCTCAAAATATCAGTTCAGTCACACCGCACCAAACTGTTGTACGAACAGTAGCGTAGATTTGGTTTTGATTCGTTTGGGTGAGATTTATTTGATGCGTGCCGAAGCAAAATTGAGAAATGGCGATAATGCAGGTGCATTGGCGGATATCAATACTTTAAGAACGTCAAGAACTGCGCGCCCAGAGCAGATACCACAGCCGTTGGATGCCATTGATTTGGATATCTTGTTCCGTGAAACCGGTTTTGAATTGTATTGGGAAGGTTTCAGAAGAAACTACCAAATACGTTTCGGTAAATACGAAGGTAGTTGGACGGGTAAGACCGATACCGATGTAAACAAAAGGTTGTTCCCTATTCCTCAAAAAGCAATGGATGGCGCTTCAAGTGAGCAGGGCTTTTTGGTGCAGAATCCAGGCTATTAA
- a CDS encoding phosphatidylinositol-specific phospholipase C1-like protein, translated as MKTIYLLISLVLTAFFVNTTLPEQKENLKMTDIQVIGSHNSYKVAIEKPLFEYLFQKNPALSGLEYDHIPLSGQLDLGLRSLELDVFHDPMGGHYSNPKGLEIVKAAGTEPKPFDVEEKLKIPGLKVFHIQEIDFRSHQLVFKEALEELKSWSDANEGHNPIIITINTKDSEIPDTRKPLPFDAEALKNLNAEILAVFSKERIVTPDLVRGDFGTLEEAVLEQGWPVLNKVQNRFLFVLDEGGEKMETYLKSFPNLEGAALFVNQEEGNPTAAFRILNNPVENFEQIKKLVSLGYMVRTRADADTKEARENDYSRFEKAKASGAQIITTDYYLPSTLFKSDFKVSFENNSYERIRE; from the coding sequence ATGAAAACTATTTACCTTCTAATCTCATTGGTATTGACGGCATTTTTCGTCAATACAACATTGCCGGAACAAAAAGAGAACCTTAAGATGACGGATATTCAGGTCATTGGTAGCCACAACAGCTATAAGGTGGCGATTGAAAAACCGTTGTTTGAGTATTTGTTCCAAAAGAACCCTGCTTTAAGCGGATTGGAGTATGACCATATTCCTTTATCCGGACAATTAGATTTGGGACTCCGTAGCTTGGAACTAGACGTTTTTCATGACCCAATGGGAGGTCATTATTCCAACCCAAAAGGATTGGAAATCGTAAAAGCTGCGGGTACGGAACCGAAACCGTTTGATGTTGAAGAGAAATTGAAAATACCTGGATTAAAGGTATTCCATATACAAGAAATAGATTTTAGAAGCCATCAATTGGTGTTTAAGGAGGCTTTAGAGGAACTAAAATCATGGTCCGATGCCAACGAAGGGCATAACCCAATTATCATCACTATTAATACAAAAGACAGTGAAATACCGGATACGAGAAAACCATTGCCGTTTGATGCGGAAGCTCTAAAAAATCTGAATGCGGAAATCTTAGCCGTTTTTTCTAAGGAAAGGATAGTAACACCTGATTTGGTACGGGGCGATTTTGGAACCTTGGAAGAAGCGGTTTTGGAACAAGGTTGGCCAGTATTGAACAAAGTACAGAATCGGTTTTTATTTGTTTTGGATGAAGGTGGAGAAAAAATGGAAACCTACTTAAAGAGCTTTCCAAATTTAGAAGGTGCCGCCTTATTCGTTAATCAAGAAGAAGGAAACCCAACTGCGGCTTTTAGGATTCTCAATAATCCAGTGGAAAATTTTGAACAAATTAAAAAATTGGTGAGTTTGGGGTATATGGTTCGCACCCGTGCTGATGCCGATACCAAAGAAGCCCGTGAAAATGATTATAGCAGATTTGAAAAAGCAAAAGCTTCCGGCGCTCAGATAATCACTACGGATTATTACTTGCCCAGCACGCTTTTTAAGTCCGATTTTAAAGTTAGTTTTGAAAACAACAGTTACGAAAGAATCCGAGAATAA
- a CDS encoding metallophosphoesterase family protein: MFRKVMPYLLVFALCGCKTEPSQKENPQKEIKVAFMADIHFADVYPNLDESDFKGIFDSVQNRSSLLRTMNAQLHSTRLFNENYFAFFAALDDAVAKGIKTIALPGDFSDDGQPLHIKGLRKILDRYAAEHDIEFFLINGNHDPTTPFGEEGGKSDFLGANGKAQPLMSEVGKYRANEEYQNPTQVVADLKEWGYEDMVQELHNHGFFPKESYRYWSTPFSEYSVEEYTFQKAKTASDLARRNYRLETSEVLLPDVSYVVEPVDGLWLLALDANVYLPKEDGDFSGAGIGYNEVLTHKKHLIRWTENVVKEANRLGKTLIAYSHYPMVDFNDGASKDIAALFGEKAFQAHRIPSDLVGETFANIGLKVHVGGHMHLNDTGVFTTKKGNTLVNIQSPSLAAYVPAYKIITIKNPTQMEVETVVLDEVKGYDTFFGAYEREHDFLASHFEDEVWEKNILSTASYLDYTKTHLQELVRLRFLPSDWPEELVQQLLNHNGWELLTALDSEEKIKAELQKEELTIEDFSSWQGMDLIVDFYKFKNGDELAKRDMDSQRLKGYRFVLKKWSEQTENTALKQFAVIFKKQMEGEPAVNFSIDLKTGELQRD, translated from the coding sequence ATGTTTAGAAAAGTAATGCCATATCTGCTGGTTTTCGCTTTATGCGGATGCAAAACAGAGCCGTCTCAAAAGGAAAATCCACAGAAAGAAATTAAGGTCGCTTTTATGGCGGATATCCATTTTGCAGATGTCTACCCAAATTTAGATGAAAGCGACTTTAAAGGCATTTTCGATAGTGTGCAAAACCGAAGTTCGTTACTAAGAACTATGAATGCGCAACTGCATTCTACGCGACTTTTCAACGAGAACTATTTTGCCTTTTTTGCAGCTTTGGATGATGCGGTAGCCAAAGGAATAAAAACCATTGCCTTGCCTGGGGATTTTAGTGACGATGGTCAGCCATTGCATATTAAAGGGCTAAGAAAAATATTGGACCGCTACGCTGCCGAACATGATATAGAATTCTTTCTCATTAACGGGAATCACGACCCAACCACTCCTTTTGGTGAAGAAGGCGGAAAGTCCGATTTTTTAGGTGCCAATGGAAAAGCCCAGCCTCTCATGAGTGAGGTAGGAAAATATAGGGCGAACGAGGAATATCAAAACCCCACCCAAGTGGTGGCCGATTTAAAAGAATGGGGGTATGAAGATATGGTTCAGGAGTTACATAATCATGGGTTTTTTCCAAAAGAAAGCTATCGGTATTGGTCTACTCCGTTTTCTGAATATTCGGTTGAAGAGTATACTTTTCAAAAAGCGAAAACGGCTTCCGATTTAGCTCGTAGAAATTACCGTTTAGAGACGTCCGAGGTCCTTTTGCCAGATGTGAGTTATGTGGTGGAGCCAGTAGACGGACTTTGGTTATTGGCGTTGGACGCCAATGTATACCTGCCCAAAGAAGATGGAGATTTTAGCGGTGCTGGTATTGGTTACAACGAAGTTCTGACGCACAAAAAACATCTTATCCGCTGGACGGAAAACGTGGTCAAAGAAGCAAACCGACTGGGAAAAACCCTTATTGCCTATAGTCATTACCCCATGGTGGATTTTAACGATGGTGCTTCCAAAGACATTGCGGCCTTGTTTGGTGAAAAGGCTTTTCAAGCACACCGCATTCCGTCAGATTTAGTAGGGGAAACCTTTGCCAATATTGGCCTGAAAGTACATGTAGGCGGTCATATGCATTTGAACGATACAGGGGTGTTCACCACTAAAAAAGGAAATACGTTGGTGAATATTCAGAGTCCGTCTTTGGCGGCCTACGTGCCCGCGTATAAAATTATAACCATCAAGAACCCGACTCAAATGGAGGTGGAAACCGTGGTTCTGGATGAGGTAAAAGGGTACGATACTTTCTTTGGTGCGTATGAAAGGGAACATGATTTTCTAGCCTCTCATTTTGAAGATGAGGTATGGGAGAAAAATATCCTTTCCACGGCATCGTATTTAGACTATACCAAAACGCACTTACAAGAATTGGTACGCTTACGATTCTTACCTAGCGATTGGCCGGAAGAACTCGTTCAGCAGTTACTCAACCATAATGGTTGGGAGCTTTTGACCGCTTTGGATTCCGAAGAAAAAATTAAGGCCGAGCTTCAAAAAGAAGAATTGACCATAGAAGATTTTTCATCTTGGCAAGGAATGGACCTTATCGTTGACTTTTACAAGTTTAAAAACGGAGATGAACTCGCCAAACGAGATATGGATTCCCAACGCTTAAAAGGGTACCGGTTTGTATTGAAAAAGTGGTCTGAGCAAACTGAAAACACTGCCCTAAAACAATTCGCCGTCATATTCAAAAAACAGATGGAAGGGGAGCCTGCCGTTAATTTTAGTATCGATTTAAAAACAGGGGAGTTACAACGGGATTAG
- a CDS encoding TolC family protein, with the protein MKKVWFSLFVIFCFGGHAQQNGDVVLSFNEYLGYVKKYHPIAKQAELNIGMGQAELMGSRGGFDPKIEVDYDRKEFKGTEYYDRLNATFKIPTWYGVELKGNFEQNEGEYLNPDQTVPTDGLYSAGVSVSVGQGLWINERMATLKQAKIFKQRSAVERDLQVNEVLFEASLAYFNWLHAYQDAQVYSDFLVNAKVRFEGVKKSAQAGEVAAIDTVEAKIAMQDRDLNLEQANVRFMKSALELSNFLWMGDNMPVELQENVIPELNLAGEIDTTLEIMGKPLDSFSMENHPKLKSLGYKIDELTVEKRLKANKLLPKIEVQYNFLTEKPEYISSFTTEAYKGGVAFSIPLFLRKERGDLKLAKLKLQNAEYELDNAEIRIKNKIIGLYRELESFEKQNVLIDEVVFNYNTMVAAEERKFGFGESSLFLVNSRESKLIDAELKRNAVQNKFFSAKAKLFNSIGVNPEL; encoded by the coding sequence ATGAAGAAAGTGTGGTTTTCTCTCTTTGTCATCTTCTGTTTTGGAGGACATGCCCAGCAGAACGGAGACGTAGTTTTAAGTTTTAACGAGTATCTGGGGTATGTAAAAAAGTACCACCCTATAGCCAAACAGGCAGAATTGAACATTGGTATGGGGCAGGCCGAACTTATGGGCTCCCGTGGTGGTTTTGACCCCAAAATAGAAGTAGATTATGACCGGAAGGAATTTAAGGGCACGGAATATTATGACCGTCTGAACGCCACTTTTAAAATTCCTACTTGGTACGGGGTGGAGCTAAAAGGAAATTTTGAACAAAACGAAGGCGAATATTTAAACCCGGATCAAACTGTACCCACAGACGGATTGTATAGTGCGGGCGTATCCGTTTCGGTAGGGCAGGGGCTGTGGATCAATGAGCGTATGGCCACTTTAAAGCAAGCCAAAATTTTTAAACAACGTTCTGCCGTAGAACGGGATTTACAAGTAAACGAGGTGCTTTTTGAAGCTTCCTTGGCCTATTTTAATTGGTTGCATGCCTACCAAGATGCACAGGTGTATTCAGATTTTTTGGTGAATGCCAAGGTGCGTTTTGAAGGTGTGAAAAAGAGTGCACAAGCAGGAGAAGTGGCTGCTATTGATACGGTAGAAGCTAAAATTGCCATGCAAGACCGCGACCTGAATCTGGAGCAGGCTAACGTCCGTTTTATGAAAAGTGCGTTGGAACTTTCCAATTTTCTGTGGATGGGTGATAATATGCCCGTAGAATTACAGGAAAATGTTATTCCGGAGCTGAACCTGGCCGGTGAAATAGATACCACTCTGGAAATCATGGGAAAACCCTTGGATAGTTTTTCTATGGAAAATCACCCGAAACTAAAATCTTTGGGGTATAAGATTGATGAGCTTACCGTAGAAAAACGATTGAAAGCCAATAAGCTGTTGCCTAAAATAGAAGTACAGTATAATTTCTTGACCGAAAAACCGGAGTACATTTCCAGTTTCACCACTGAAGCCTACAAAGGTGGAGTAGCGTTTAGCATTCCCCTTTTTCTGCGAAAAGAACGCGGCGATCTAAAACTGGCAAAACTAAAATTACAGAATGCCGAGTATGAATTGGACAATGCCGAAATACGAATCAAAAATAAAATTATAGGCCTGTACCGCGAACTGGAATCTTTTGAAAAGCAGAATGTTTTAATAGATGAAGTGGTGTTCAATTACAATACCATGGTGGCGGCAGAAGAGCGTAAGTTTGGTTTTGGAGAAAGCTCCTTGTTCTTGGTGAATTCCCGCGAGAGCAAACTTATAGATGCCGAGCTCAAAAGGAACGCCGTGCAGAATAAATTCTTCTCCGCAAAAGCAAAGCTGTTCAATTCTATTGGGGTGAACCCTGAGCTATAA
- a CDS encoding PepSY-associated TM helix domain-containing protein has protein sequence MTFKKFAFQLHKILGLTTGIVVFIVAITGCCWSFREEIESTYDQYKKVEPQNQAILTPTQAKEIAQNVLPDHHVHGTLFKKADDAVEVIFYDPEPEFYSSVFLNPYSGEVIQIDDHLTGFFAFILKGHMRLWLPKEIGEQVVGASILIFIFIIISGFIIWIPKKRKNLKQRLKFDWKKSTRWKRKNFDLHTVVGFYICSLALILAFTGSMMSYNWLMYGVYKSIGGDKEAAFIIPENTSEPVTDSTAKPMDRLIVKLMEESPEATAYELHYPSSENESIYVEVSNSESLFYDADYRFFDQNTLEEIETPSIYGKYKNGKIADKILRMNYDIHIGAIGGLPGKIIAFLVSLLTATLPVTGVLLWYGRTYKKKEKMPMLQQS, from the coding sequence ATGACTTTTAAAAAATTCGCATTTCAATTACATAAAATCTTAGGTCTAACCACAGGTATTGTGGTCTTTATTGTGGCCATAACCGGTTGCTGTTGGTCCTTTAGAGAAGAAATTGAAAGTACGTATGATCAGTATAAAAAAGTGGAACCGCAGAACCAAGCGATTCTAACGCCCACCCAAGCCAAGGAAATTGCCCAAAATGTTCTCCCAGATCATCATGTTCACGGCACGCTCTTTAAAAAAGCAGATGATGCTGTAGAGGTTATTTTTTACGACCCGGAACCGGAGTTCTATAGCAGTGTATTCCTGAACCCGTACTCGGGAGAAGTGATACAGATTGACGACCATCTGACCGGATTTTTTGCCTTTATTTTAAAGGGACATATGCGACTGTGGTTGCCCAAAGAAATTGGTGAGCAAGTGGTAGGTGCCTCTATTCTGATTTTCATTTTTATTATCATTTCCGGATTTATTATCTGGATTCCTAAGAAGCGCAAAAACCTAAAACAGCGCCTAAAATTCGATTGGAAAAAGTCCACACGCTGGAAACGCAAAAACTTTGATTTGCATACTGTAGTAGGGTTTTATATTTGTTCCCTGGCCTTGATATTGGCCTTCACCGGTTCTATGATGTCCTACAATTGGCTGATGTACGGCGTATATAAATCCATAGGTGGAGATAAAGAAGCCGCTTTTATTATTCCTGAAAATACCAGTGAACCGGTAACGGACAGTACAGCAAAACCGATGGATAGGTTGATCGTTAAGTTGATGGAAGAATCTCCAGAAGCAACGGCCTACGAACTGCACTACCCTAGTTCTGAAAACGAAAGTATCTACGTTGAAGTCTCAAATAGTGAAAGCTTGTTCTACGATGCCGATTATCGGTTTTTTGACCAAAACACGCTAGAAGAAATAGAAACACCCAGCATTTACGGCAAATACAAAAATGGCAAAATAGCCGATAAGATTTTGAGGATGAACTATGACATTCATATTGGTGCTATTGGTGGTCTTCCAGGAAAAATTATTGCCTTTCTAGTAAGTCTTTTAACGGCGACACTTCCCGTAACCGGCGTACTTTTATGGTACGGTCGTACCTACAAAAAGAAAGAAAAAATGCCTATGCTTCAGCAGAGTTAA